The DNA segment TGAATCCTAGCGATTCTCAAAAGTTAGGTTGGGTGGACGCTGAATTAGTTCGTTTAGGGAAAACGCGCAATATTACGGTATTTACTCGGCACTATTTAGCGGCCGTTCTCCTAGCGGAAGAGACCAACCTGATTGTAACTATTCCAACCAAAGCCGCCCAGTTACAGATGAATAATCCTAAGTTGATGATTAAGCCAGTTCCATTCCCTGTAGCACCGTTTGAACTAAAGATGGCATGGAGTCCATTGTTGCAAAGTAATCCCGGTCATCAGTGGATGCGTCGTCTTATTAAGGACGTAGCCAGTGAGTTGGAAAGTGGCATTACTGCTCAATAAATAGACATACTTATATTCATGTAAAAAATACCGAATATAAAAACTATAAATTATCTAAATTATCATCCTCTCTCTAGTATAAAATACATACTATAATCGGTAAAACTAGAGAGATATTATGAGCAATCGCATTCAACAGGGCGGCTTACAGATTGATAGCACCCTCTACGCATTAGTAAATCAACACATTATTCCTGGTACCGATCTTAATGCCGATGATTTTTGGCAATCGTTTGAAGCGATTCTTGATGACCTTGCGCCTAAAAATAGAGCGTTACTGGCTAAGCGAGAAGATCTACAACGTCGTATTAACGAGTGGCACAAAGCGCGTTCAGATAAGGCGTTAGATCCTATTGAATATAAACATTTTCTACAAAAAATTGGTTACCTCGTTGTAGAAGGTGAAGATTTCCAAGTGTTGACAAGTAACGTTGAACCAGAAATTGCCACACAGGCAGGTCCGCAGCTCGTTGTGCCGATTATGAATGCGCGCTTTGCTTTAAACGCGGCTAACTCTCGTTGGGGGAGCCTGTATGATGCTCTTTACGGTACCGATGTTATTAGTGAAGAAAGCGGAGCTGAAAAAGGCACGCAATTTAACCCAGTTCGTGGTGCTAAGGTTGTCACATACGCTCGAGATTTTTTAGATAGTGCGATCCCTTTAAATGGGGCATCACATCACGATGCCATTTGTTATACGATTAGCAATACGCTGAATGCCACTTTGAGCAACGGCGAGCAAGTCACGTTGATGGACAGCGCACAACTGATCGGTTATCAGGGCGATAGCACTGCGCCGACGGCCATCCTACTCAAGCATAATAATCTGCATCTAGAGATTCAAATCGACCCAACAACACCTATTGGTCAGTTAGATTCAGCAGGCGTAAAAGATGTTGTTATTGAATCGGCTTTGACCACCATTATGGATTGCGAAGATTCTGTCGCCGCGGTTGATGGGGAAGATAAAGCCTTAGCCTATCAAAACTGGCTTGGCTTAATGAAAGGCGATTTGCAAGAATCATTCGATAAAAATGGTAAGACTGTCGTGCGAAAAATGAGCGCAGATCGCTACTACACTAATATGCACGGGGGTGAAATCTCGTTGAAAGGCCGCAGTATGCTGTTTATACGCAATGTTGGTCACTTAATGACAAGCCCTGCGATACTGGATTCCGCAGGTAACGAGGTACCAGAGGGCATTATGGATGGCATGATCACCTCACTGATAGCCATGCACGATTTAATAGGCAATAGCCCATTTCAAAACTCAACAGCAAACAGTATTAACATCGTTAAACCTAAGATGCATGGCCCCGAAGAAGTGGCGTTTACCACGGAGCTGTTTGGCCGTATTGAAGAGGCTCTGGGTTTAGATCGTAATACGATTAAGGTTGGAATTATGGATGAGGAACGTCGTACATCCGTTAACCTGAAAGAGTGCATCCGCGCAGCGAAAGAGCGTGTGGTCTTTATTAATACTGGCTTTTTGGATCGAACCGGTGATGAAATACATACCAGTATGGAAGCTGGACCATTTGCACCAAAAGTTCAGTTAAAAAGCATGACTTGGATCGGGGCGTATGAAGACCAAAATGTGGATATAGGTTTAGCGTGCGGTCTTAAGGGCAAGGCTCAGATAGGTAAAGGCATGTGGCCAGAGCCAGATAATATGGCCAAAATGATGGGCGCCAAGATTGGTCATCCTCAAGCGGGTGCGAACACAGCGTGGGTACCTTCTCCAACGGCCGCAACATTGCATGCCTTGCATTATCATCAGGTGAATGTGCCTAGTCGCCAAGAGGAGTTACGCCATCGTACGCAAGCGAGTGTTGATGATATTTTAACGATTCCGCTACTGGGGGACCAAAAGCTGACCGCGGACGATATTCAAAAAGAGTTGGATAACAATACCCAAGGTATATTAGGTTATGTGGTTCGCTGGATAGACCAAGGTGTCGGGTGTTCTAAAGTACCGGATATCAATGACGTCGGCTTAATGGAAGACCGCGCAACATTGCGAATATCTAGCCAACATATTGCTAATTGGTTGCATCATGGAATATGCAGCAAAGAGCAAGTGATGGAAACCATGAAGAGAATGGCGGGTATCGTTGACCAGCAAAACGCGGGTGACGGCAATTACATTAATATGTCGCCCAATTTTGATGGGAATATTGCCTTTGCAGCAGCGTGCGAACTTGTCTTCGAAGGATGTGCACAGCCAAGTGGGTATACGGAACCGGTATTGCACGCAATGCGCTTAAAGCTTAAAGCGCGATAGTTTCACTGTTTTAGAGATGAGTCTCGTCATATTTTATTCAATGACGTCATTTCTTTGAAGAGGTGATGCTGTTCGGTTAAAACAAGCACCTCAAACTTCCTATCATTCCAGTGAAAAGGTTCTTTTTACTAAATGATAGGTGTTAAGCCGCACAACGGCAGACATTATTTGTATTGTATAAATGATGTCTGTTGTCACTTTCTCAAGCTCAAAACTCGTTGTTATATTTTTCTGTTTCTAATTCTGTAAATTCATCGTCATTTGGTTCTATCTCTTCTTGTAATTCAAGAAGGTGAATGGCAATGGTTACAAAATCACTATCAGTAATAATACCGACTAGTTCCTGATTAAAAACAACGGGTAAACAACCGACTTTGTGCTTTTGCATATAAACCGCACTTTCTTTTAAGCCAGCATGAGGATCAACACTCATTACGTTTCTGCGCATTGCAATATCTAAAGGGGTAGTCAAGGTATGAGACTGGTCTTCAGGTATCTTTTGTAGGCTAGACTCTTGTGCCGCCAATACATCCCTTTGGGTGACAACGCCAAGCAACCTATTTTCGGTATCCACTACGGGAATATGGCGAATATCGTGTTCTTCCATTAGATGTTTTGCATCTGATAATGAATGGGACCGCAAAAGCGTGTGAGGGTTGCGAGTCATCATGTCTTCAATTTTGATCATCTCGACCTCCAAAGGGGGCGTTATAAAGTGAACGAATAGACTTAACTATAGGAGGGTTTATAGGAATTAACTGAGAGCCAAAGCAGTATTCTTAGCCTCAGTTACAAACTTTTACAAAACAACAATTGATGATATTTTAAGGAGATAGAAGCGGGATGAATGGGTGATGAGTATTTGTCCACTTTATTGCTAGCAGACCTTGCTATTAATGGTATGCCCCCTATACTACGCTCCTGCAAATTTATTCGTTAAATAGAGTTAAAGACAACACAATGCAAGTTTCTGATTTCAGCTTTGAGCTGCCCAATGAACTGATTGCTCGCTATCCTATGGCAGAGCGTACAGCAAGCCGATTGCTTCAACTTAACGGCATTTCTGGTGAGGTAACGGATCGTACATTTACAGATGTCCTCGATCTCGTTGAAGAAGGCGATTTGTTAGTTTTTAACAATACGCGCGTCATACCCGCTCGACTTTTTGGCCGTAAGGCTAGCGGCGGGAAGATAGAAGTACTCGTTGAACGTATGATCGATGAGCATTCAATCTTGGCACATGTGCGCTCGTCTAAGTCGCCAAAACCAGGAACCGAACTATTTCTTGGTGAAAATGACCAATTCGAGGCGGAGATGGTTGCCCGTCATGGTGCGTTGTTTGAAATTCGATTTAAATCGGATAAAGCGGTATTAGAGATATTGAACGAAGTGGGTCATATGCCACTTCCTCCTTATATTGATCGTCCAGACGACGATGCAGACAAAGAGCGCTATCAGACGGTTTACAATGAAATACCAGGAGCCGTTGCTGCGCCAACTGCTGGGTTGCATTTTGATGATGACCTGCTAGAAAAAATTCAAGCTAAAGGTGTTGAATTCGCCTTTGTGACATTACATGTTGGTGCGGGCACATTCCAGCCTGTAAAGGTTGATAATATTCTCGATCATCATATGCATGCAGAATATGTCGAAGTTTCTCAACAAGTCGTTGATGCCGTTAATGCAACGAAAGCCCGTGGTGGTCGAGTGATTGCGGTGGGTACCACATCGGTACGCTCTCTAGAAAGCGCGGCACAAAGTGCTGTTAAAAATGGGACAGAATTGGTTCCGTTTTTCGATGACACAGAGATCTTTATCTATCCTGGTTACCAGTATCAGTTGATTGATTGTCTTATCACGAATTTCCACTTACCTGAGTCGACATTGATCATGTTAGTGAGTGCGTTTTCAGGATATGACAATGTAATGG comes from the Vibrio sp. DW001 genome and includes:
- a CDS encoding malate synthase G, with amino-acid sequence MSNRIQQGGLQIDSTLYALVNQHIIPGTDLNADDFWQSFEAILDDLAPKNRALLAKREDLQRRINEWHKARSDKALDPIEYKHFLQKIGYLVVEGEDFQVLTSNVEPEIATQAGPQLVVPIMNARFALNAANSRWGSLYDALYGTDVISEESGAEKGTQFNPVRGAKVVTYARDFLDSAIPLNGASHHDAICYTISNTLNATLSNGEQVTLMDSAQLIGYQGDSTAPTAILLKHNNLHLEIQIDPTTPIGQLDSAGVKDVVIESALTTIMDCEDSVAAVDGEDKALAYQNWLGLMKGDLQESFDKNGKTVVRKMSADRYYTNMHGGEISLKGRSMLFIRNVGHLMTSPAILDSAGNEVPEGIMDGMITSLIAMHDLIGNSPFQNSTANSINIVKPKMHGPEEVAFTTELFGRIEEALGLDRNTIKVGIMDEERRTSVNLKECIRAAKERVVFINTGFLDRTGDEIHTSMEAGPFAPKVQLKSMTWIGAYEDQNVDIGLACGLKGKAQIGKGMWPEPDNMAKMMGAKIGHPQAGANTAWVPSPTAATLHALHYHQVNVPSRQEELRHRTQASVDDILTIPLLGDQKLTADDIQKELDNNTQGILGYVVRWIDQGVGCSKVPDINDVGLMEDRATLRISSQHIANWLHHGICSKEQVMETMKRMAGIVDQQNAGDGNYINMSPNFDGNIAFAAACELVFEGCAQPSGYTEPVLHAMRLKLKAR
- a CDS encoding CBS domain-containing protein; the encoded protein is MIKIEDMMTRNPHTLLRSHSLSDAKHLMEEHDIRHIPVVDTENRLLGVVTQRDVLAAQESSLQKIPEDQSHTLTTPLDIAMRRNVMSVDPHAGLKESAVYMQKHKVGCLPVVFNQELVGIITDSDFVTIAIHLLELQEEIEPNDDEFTELETEKYNNEF
- the queA gene encoding tRNA preQ1(34) S-adenosylmethionine ribosyltransferase-isomerase QueA translates to MQVSDFSFELPNELIARYPMAERTASRLLQLNGISGEVTDRTFTDVLDLVEEGDLLVFNNTRVIPARLFGRKASGGKIEVLVERMIDEHSILAHVRSSKSPKPGTELFLGENDQFEAEMVARHGALFEIRFKSDKAVLEILNEVGHMPLPPYIDRPDDDADKERYQTVYNEIPGAVAAPTAGLHFDDDLLEKIQAKGVEFAFVTLHVGAGTFQPVKVDNILDHHMHAEYVEVSQQVVDAVNATKARGGRVIAVGTTSVRSLESAAQSAVKNGTELVPFFDDTEIFIYPGYQYQLIDCLITNFHLPESTLIMLVSAFSGYDNVMAAYEHAVNEKYRFFSYGDAMFINKKI